GCGCCCCTATGGCTATGAGTGTGAATGATATTTgtaagagtgtgtggtggtttgtctgggccaccccatgtgggattggcaacctgatatatagatagatagatagacattatCTTTTCTGATCATTGGTTTTATGCTAAGATATCTGTAAGTCTAATATAACAATTAGCATTCCCTTTGGTACGTGCTTAAAACAGGATGACCCAACACTTGGGTAAAGGAATGAGAGTGCAGCATTAGTGTGCACTTCCGTCCATTGTGTTACTCCTCACAGACCGCATGATGGTTCTGTGGCACCACCCAGACAAGCGGCGAGCagctggggaggaggtgagggatgacGATGACTACTTCACCTGCATCACCAAAGCCTATGAGATTCTCGGGGACCCCATCAAGCGACGCTCCTGGGACTCGGTGGACCCAGAGTTTGATGACGAGGTGCCGGCTGTCAGTGCACACAATAAGGCAAACTTCTTCCAGGTAAGCGCTGATCCCcactaagaagaaaatttattccACAAAGAATTCAAAGGTCTTTTAACTCCATGTCATACTGTAATGTCAAATATATGTGCACACAAGGCAAGCGCTAACTCctattaggaagaaaaatgactcaACAAAGAATTGAAAGTTCAGTATTcattgctatttggtacatcttttcttTACCACTAACCACTCTGGGACAATTCTTCACATTCTACAGCcatctccaaacattatactggctagaaaattgcaaaaaatctattccttttcaCCGCTTGTTTTCTTGCAGGTGGGTTATAAAGATTGTATACATTACTTGTAGTGGTGTGGATGATTACATATCACTGAAGGGAGTAACTCCATCTCATATTGTAATGTCAGGATCTATATTAGATTATataccactcctctctctctctcctctctctctctcctctcctctcctctctctctctctctctctctctctctctctctctctctcctcctctcttctctctctctctctctctctctctctcctctctctctctctctctctcttcttcagtctccACCACATCTTTGTAAGGCACAGTGTTGCATTGCAGATTTTCACGGGTGTGTTGAGTGCAATGCTCGTTGGTCCACCCACAAGCACGTTCCTGGCTTGGGCAAACCTGATGACACCAACACAAAAGGTCAGTCCAGATTAGCAGATTAAGTAACTGGAGAGAGTGATTGGCCTGTACAGTCACATCACTCTCCCTTGTACTGTTTTAGAAGTGAGATTACTAGTAGCAGAAATGCAAGTAGATATTTGGTGACAGTTTACTTTTTATAGTTACCATCATCATATGCTATGTTGATGGAAAGATAGACCAGTAATTTTGAAAGTTTGTTTAACAATATCATACACTAATCATTTTCCTCAGCATAGAGGGTCCAGTAACTTACACATAAAACATCATTTCAAGCATTTCTTTATGAatagtgtttattttgtattgttaacCGACTTAATTTTCATCACTGTGCAGGTTGATCGCTTCTATGGATTCTGGTACGACTTTGATTCCTGGCGAGAGTTTTCAtatctggatgaggaggaaaaggagaagggacagGAGTGAGTCTTCACTATTTGTATGTCTGGTCTTTTTAGAGTACTGTGTATGCCACTCCAGCCTTGCTTTATCTTCCCAAAGGcagcaaaaatggtgaaatttgtaTCTTGAAACATTAACATTGAATAAAATTTTAattgaataaggaaataatgccCAAACTTAAGCCTAAGCTTGAcattggaaaaaataacaagaaaaattaatatggCTAGACAGAATACCCAGACTTATGGCAAGGAAAAACTGGCACCGACATTGTTCCTGATTGCTTTAACTGGTCATTTTAGTTTCTTTGAATATTTTGTAACAGTGCAATGTGACTGCCATGTTGTGGtcgccttcccttctttaaatCAGTCAATCTTGCCAGCCGGGAGGAGCGTCGATGgatagagaagcagaacaaggtAGAGCGAGCGAGGCGTcggaaggaggagatgggtcGATTTGCGCAGGCTAGTTGACAATGCATATGCCTGTGACCCAAGGATAGCCAAGTATGTTTCGTTACTTATTACTGATTTCGTGTATTTTCGTTGTATCCCaataaaagttgaaattttGTGCATTATCCCAAGAGATATTTATCACAAGGAGtacttttttctgttgttacaTAATACTTCAAATTTCATTTTGATGGAAGGGTTTATGATGATTTAGATTGCAAAGAagcttgttcttgttttacttctgACTCCTTATGAGGGGAAAAATTAATTCCTGCTTTTGCTGTCTACTTCTGTAGCTAAAGAATGGGGTAAGTttatagaaaaagagggaaagagatgaagaattatatatatataatatatatatatatatatatatatatatatatatatatattatatatatatctaatatatattatatatatatatatatatatatacgagtatatatatatatatatatatatatatatatatatatatatatatatatatatatatatatataatttttttaagattataaagaagaagacaaggaaagaagactggCTCAGAAAAAGGCAAAAGCAGAGGCAATCaggcaaaaacaagaagaggaggagagggtgagtgcACATTGTGATCTCCAGTATTAGCACCAGGCCAATCTCTAACTACTCTCGGACACATATATGCATTGATTTCTACAACAGACCAAGgcttcacatttttctcattgatttgtatttttcatgtcttATGCTCGGAAATGCCATATATTTTGAAATACCATGctatgttgtcttttttttgaaTGATATGTCTTGCTAATGTGTAAATTTGGTGTTTTCAGGTAAGGCAGGAAGctgaggaagcagagagaaagaaaagagaagaagaggaggcagagcaaaagagcaaaacaggaggtagaaaagaaggaaagagagggtgcTGAAGAAAGCAttcaaaaaagagaggaaggtgaggaggagggtagaataTGCTTGACATGTAAGAACTTACCACACACTTGTCTTTGACGCTTAAACTGCTGTGATcgctaacataatcaaaaattcTCTTGacaaatatattgaattttcgTGGTGCACTTTCTTTCTAGTGtgttctaactgactgtcttcagcctctttttcatcactgcagtgttgaATCTCTTGCTACctcctactgctattttcatgccaactgctcttctgatcttgctaactgcatgcctcactgcacaagtctttcttctttctttcatctctattctgtctacctctttaatgcaagaattaaccattattctcaatcattcatccctatctctgggtaaactctggaacaccctgtctgcttctgtatttccaccttcctatgacttgaactctttcaagagcgaGGTTTTCAAGGCACTTACCCTGTTTGTTTGACTAACACTTGACTGTGTTCAGgagccagcacctcagtgggcctctttcttctttttttttttttcagtctttgttgtccttggccagtgatcctccaatatatatataaaaaaaataataataataataatgatgatgataataataataataataataataataataataataataataataataataataatgatccctGGCTATGGCAAGCAAGCCCACTACATtatagcctttcctcctcctgttcctttcctctcccctttcactttcatctcgtcgcagtcctcccttcctgtcacctGCCCCTATAGTTCTCATGACTCATGCCTGGAGCCATCATTCTACCtggcaagtctttttttttttttttttttttttttttttttatcattcagttTAAGGCTACAaaatttgctaaaaaaaaaagaaaaactaaaaaatgaaaCTCTACCCACTTTCATCTTCTGTAACATTTCACATTaaaatattctcattcattatatactttcagatttatatttttttcctttttctttgatgtcattttttaaatgattttgatacagttcctgtTCATAAGGGGCTGAGAGGACTGCATTTGtattagaaagatggaaaggagcATTAAATTTAGTGTTCAAATGTGTAAATTAAtttggaaactaaaaaaatatatatacaaattctGATTGCCTGTATTTTGTTCACggtaaataattttaaaaagcaACGTGAAATAGAATAAAGCACACATTCTTTGTCATTGCATAGATGTGATGGTGCCAGTGATAAAGAACatctctgtatctgtctatctttatttgACACCTCTTGATAAATACTCCATGAGG
The sequence above is a segment of the Scylla paramamosain isolate STU-SP2022 unplaced genomic scaffold, ASM3559412v1 Contig51, whole genome shotgun sequence genome. Coding sequences within it:
- the LOC135098217 gene encoding dnaJ homolog subfamily C member 2-like: MMVLWHHPDKRRAAGEEVRDDDDYFTCITKAYEILGDPIKRRSWDSVDPEFDDEVPAVSAHNKANFFQIFTGVLSAMLVGPPTSTFLAWANLMTPTQKVSPD